One part of the Nymphaea colorata isolate Beijing-Zhang1983 chromosome 8, ASM883128v2, whole genome shotgun sequence genome encodes these proteins:
- the LOC116258405 gene encoding 6-phosphogluconate dehydrogenase, decarboxylating 1 — protein sequence MATDSLSRIGLAGLAVMGQNLALNIAEKGFPISVYNRTTSKVDETVERAKQEGNLPLRGFHDPKSFVLSIQKPRVIIMLVKAGAPVDQTIQTLSVHMEKGDCIIDGGNEWYENTERREKAMNDLGLLYLGMGVSGGEEGARHGPSLMPGGSFEAYKNIEDILLKVAAQVPDSGPCVTYIGKGGSGNFVKMVHNGIEYGDMQLIAEAYDVLKTVGKLSNEELHEVFAEWNKGELLSFLIEITADIFSIKDDKGEGYLVDKVLDKTGMKGTGKWTVQQAAELSVAAPTIASSLDSRFLSGLKDERVNAAKVFKDGGLGDGLCDQVVDKKQLIDDVRQALYASKICSYAQGMNLIRAKSIEKGWDLKLGELARIWKGGCIIRAVFLDRIKKAYDRNPELASLLIDPEFAKEIVDRQSAWRRVVSLAINSGITTPGMCASLAYFDSYRRERLSANLVQAQRDYFGAHTYERIDVEGSFHTEWFKLAKLKI from the coding sequence ATGGCTACTGACTCCCTTTCAAGAATTGGCCTTGCAGGCCTTGCTGTTATGGGACAGAACCTTGCCCTCAACATTGCCGAGAAAGGATTTCCCATCTCTGTATACAACAGAACTACCTCCAAGGTTGACGAGACTGTTGAGAGGGCCAAACAGGAAGGAAACCTTCCTCTAAGAGGCTTCCATGACCCCAAATCCTTTGTCCTCTCCATCCAGAAACCCAGAGTCATTATCATGCTTGTTAAGGCTGGCGCTCCGGTCGATCAGACCATCCAAACCCTCTCTGTTCACATGGAGAAAGGCGATTGCATTATTGATGGTGGCAATGAGTGGTATGAGAACACTGAGAGAAGGGAGAAAGCCATGAACGACTTGGGTCTCCTGTATCTTGGTATGGGTGTCTCAGGTGGAGAAGAGGGCGCACGCCACGGCCCATCTCTCATGCCTGGAGGTTCCTTTGAGGCCTACAAGAACATTGAAGATATCCTCCTAAAGGTTGCTGCTCAGGTCCCTGACAGTGGACCGTGTGTCACCTATATTGGCAAAGGTGGATCAGGAAACTTCGTTAAGATGGTACACAATGGCATTGAGTATGGTGACATGCAGCTGATTGCTGAAGCATATGATGTTCTAAAAACCGTTGGCAAGCTCTCTAACGAAGAATTGCACGAGGTCTTTGCCGAGTGGAACAAGGGGGAGCTTCTTAGTTTCTTGATTGAGATAACTGCTGATATTTTCAGCATCAAGGATGATAAGGGGGAAGGTTATTTGGTAGATAAGGTGTTAGATAAGACTGGAATGAAGGGCACTGGAAAATGGACAGTACAGCAGGCTGCTGAATTGTCTGTTGCAGCACCCACCATTGCTTCTTCTTTAGATTCTAGGTTTCTTAGTGGGTTGAAGGATGAAAGAGTAAATGCAGCAAAGGTTTTCAAGGATGGTGGCCTTGGTGATGGTCTATGTGATCAGGTTGTGGACAAGAAACAACTGATTGACGATGTGAGACAGGCTCTTTATGCTTCAAAGATTTGCAGTTATGCCCAAGGAATGAATCTGATTCGTGCAAAGAGCATTGAGAAGGGTTGGGATCTCAAATTAGGTGAGCTTGCTAGAATTTGGAAGGGTGGTTGCATTATTCGTGCAGTATTTTTGGACCGCATCAAGAAGGCCTATGACAGGAACCCAGAACTTGCTAGTCTTCTTATTGATCCTGAGTTTGCAAAGGAAATTGTAGACCGACAATCTGCTTGGCGACGTGTTGTCTCTCTTGCAATCAACTCGGGTATTACCACCCCGGGCATGTGTGCAAGTTTGGCTTATTTTGATTCTTACAGGAGGGAAAGGCTATCTGCAAACCTTGTTCAGGCCCAGCGTGACTATTTTGGTGCTCATACATACGAGAGGATCGATGTTGAAGGTTCATTCCATACAGAGTGGTTCAAATTGGCGAAACTTAAGATCTGA